One region of Eupeodes corollae chromosome 1, idEupCoro1.1, whole genome shotgun sequence genomic DNA includes:
- the LOC129939087 gene encoding syntaxin-1A, protein MTKDRLAALHAAQSDDEDVAQDDVAVNVEGRDGYMDDFFNQVEEIREMIDKVQDNVEEVKKKHSAILSAPQSDEKTKQELEDLMADIKKNANRVRGKLKGIEQNIEQEEQANKSSADLRIRKTQHSTLSRKFVEVMTEYNRTQTDYRERCKGRIQRQLEITGRATTNDELEDMLEQGNPAVFTQGIIMETQQAKQTLADIEARHADIMKLETSIKELHDMFMDMAMLVESQGEMIDRIEYHVEHAMDYVQTATQDTKKALKYQSKARRKKIMILICLTVLGIMAASYVSSYFIFK, encoded by the exons atgacgaAAGACAGATTAGCAGCGTTGCACGCTGCCCAATCGGATGACGAAGATGTCGCCCAGGACGATGTAGCCGTCAATGTCGAAGGACGCGATGGCTATATGGATGACTTCTTCAATCAAGTCGAAGAAATCCGTGAAATGATTGACAAAGTTCAAGACAATGTCGAAGAAGTCAAAAAGAAACATAGCGCCATTCTGTCAGCGCCACAATCTGACGAGAAAACCAAACAAGAATTGGAAGATCTGATGGCTGATATCAAGAAGAACGCCAACAGGGTGCGCGGCAAGCTGAAGGGCATCGAACAAAACATCGAACAGGAAGAGCAGGCAAACAAATCGAGTGCGGATCTGCGAATCCGCAAAACCCAACACTCCACCTTGTCCAGGAAGTTCGTCGAGGTCATGACCGAATACAATCGCACCCAGACCGACTACAGAGAACGCTGCAAAGGCAGAATACAACGTCAACTAGAAATCACCGGTCGGGCCACCACCAACGACGAGCTCGAAGACATGCTGGAACAGGGCAATCCAGCTGTATTTACTCAAGGCATCATTATGGAGACACAACAGGCCAAACAGACACTAGCCGATATCGAAGCTCGACACGCTGACATTATGAAACTCGAGACGTCCATTAAGGAATTGCACGACATGTTCATGGACATGGCTATGTTGGTTGAGAGCCAAGGCGAGATGATCGATCGCATCGAGTATCATGTGGAGCACGCTATGGATTATGTGCAAACCGCCACACAGGACACAAAGAAGGCTCTCAAGTACCAGAGCAAAGCCCGCCGGAAGAAGATCATGATTCTCATTTGTTTGACTGTGCTGGGTATCATGGCTGCATCATATGTTAGCAGTTATTTCAT ttttaaataa